Proteins encoded by one window of Luteolibacter flavescens:
- a CDS encoding serine protease has product MSDARDWVWYIECRPFATKNGSQDPDFAPSDSTSMGSAVAVELESIRDDGTKEVRKYLLTCGHVVRQKADAGDKDGWGMRFGEILCFPPHEGYVFTTEGGRKSGEHQKAMFADIHPSSPHGAGTVPESQRRETNDWALLEVRDGGFQDYPAVKLWSVVEPNLFMQVIGYPGGAGHLDSPAWPDHVVAPHSAESFRQTRTPNKGMLKLEGPDETRPGMSGGGVFGQVTGCLLGLHRGSRDGILVRHSISIELIRERLSQANPVRLWPWNGGGPVGGVLPPSPLPSNPCMSLSPGRGSVIPFINRTTFRGILQKISDPASEFRAVSLTGPNASGKSWSVHLVRHVAAEKGMPMALLNLSAGQTIAMACRRLARDLRLDVSGMEKLVLEDQATEETIGQKFAYWLIDATSPPAPPAIPPPRSILMVDGIHTGDGAYSVLYEQLIAPLIEELKAVSGSCGLILILAGSTFPADLPTKPFVLEEHLQPLTHEHVAEFLTDYAAGVNRSLSLQEHSMLMLMITGGATGSFNAERMAAVTQQTTLILENGVL; this is encoded by the coding sequence ATGAGTGATGCGCGCGATTGGGTTTGGTACATCGAGTGCAGGCCGTTCGCGACAAAGAACGGCTCTCAAGACCCAGACTTTGCGCCTTCCGACTCCACTTCTATGGGGTCGGCCGTGGCAGTTGAGCTGGAATCGATCAGGGATGATGGAACCAAAGAGGTCAGGAAATACTTGCTGACGTGCGGCCATGTGGTTCGGCAGAAGGCAGATGCGGGAGACAAGGATGGTTGGGGGATGAGGTTTGGAGAGATCCTATGCTTTCCTCCCCATGAAGGATACGTCTTCACGACGGAAGGTGGCCGGAAATCCGGCGAACATCAGAAGGCGATGTTTGCGGACATTCATCCAAGTTCTCCCCACGGAGCTGGTACGGTGCCTGAATCTCAGCGGCGGGAAACCAATGACTGGGCACTCCTGGAAGTCCGGGACGGAGGGTTTCAAGACTACCCTGCGGTAAAGCTTTGGTCTGTCGTCGAACCGAATCTCTTCATGCAGGTGATCGGCTATCCGGGAGGCGCAGGTCACTTGGACTCGCCCGCTTGGCCGGACCATGTAGTAGCTCCCCATTCCGCTGAAAGCTTCAGGCAAACACGGACACCGAACAAGGGGATGCTCAAGCTCGAAGGACCAGATGAAACCCGACCGGGGATGAGCGGTGGTGGAGTGTTCGGTCAAGTCACCGGCTGTTTGCTTGGACTGCACCGGGGATCACGCGATGGTATCCTGGTCCGTCATTCGATTTCCATCGAACTTATCCGGGAGCGCTTGTCCCAGGCCAATCCAGTAAGGCTTTGGCCCTGGAATGGTGGAGGACCGGTTGGTGGTGTGCTGCCTCCGTCGCCTCTACCGTCAAATCCGTGCATGTCGTTATCGCCAGGCAGGGGATCGGTGATCCCATTTATCAACCGGACCACTTTCCGAGGAATACTGCAAAAGATCAGTGATCCTGCGAGTGAGTTCAGGGCCGTTTCGCTCACCGGGCCCAACGCGAGCGGGAAGAGCTGGTCCGTTCATCTGGTCCGGCACGTGGCTGCGGAAAAAGGAATGCCGATGGCATTGCTCAATCTATCTGCAGGGCAGACTATTGCGATGGCCTGCAGGAGACTTGCCCGTGACTTGAGGCTCGATGTGAGCGGGATGGAGAAGCTCGTGCTCGAGGATCAGGCAACCGAAGAGACAATCGGCCAGAAATTCGCTTATTGGTTGATAGACGCTACCTCACCTCCCGCTCCGCCAGCAATTCCCCCGCCCCGATCAATTCTGATGGTCGACGGAATTCATACGGGCGATGGAGCTTATTCGGTGCTTTATGAGCAACTTATTGCACCACTAATCGAGGAGTTGAAGGCGGTCTCCGGATCGTGTGGCCTGATTTTGATCTTGGCCGGAAGCACTTTCCCTGCGGATCTGCCGACAAAGCCATTTGTATTAGAGGAGCACTTACAGCCACTCACCCACGAGCATGTCGCTGAATTTCTAACGGATTACGCTGCTGGTGTGAACCGCTCCTTGTCCCTTCAGGAGCACTCAATGCTCATGCTGATGATCACCGGTGGTGCAACCGGATCGTTCAACGCAGAACGGATGGCAGCGGTGACGCAGCAAACAACCTTGATACTGGAGAACGGTGTTCTCTGA
- a CDS encoding DNA/RNA non-specific endonuclease, which produces MKTPPSQARLEARRKKLQKLINSAGDLESLVQGGGEESLESMDIDGLRGAKIEALDKVVQGDFDAMREGDFELTEAVVEENGRQVSFVINGSFEDLPDPWLHLNVGLFRTNIESAIPAIGRVERFSASGLSTKHVGTGFIVGNGLMMTNRHVAAAFVKGVGTGSQLAFIPGISPALDFGRERDFIPTDLMGTLKITGIRMIHPFWDMALLEVTDVPSGIKPLKLSVESPEELISRNIAVIGYPGRGNDRSAKAVELEEKNFGDIFGVKRIAPGEIDGRESTLSYKHQVPSMIHDCSTLAGNSGSALVAVDSGLVLGLHFKGITLEANFSVPMHELARDRRVTELLEFEGIVPATNAWDDFWNNPVAEEAILVKPRTPGVRKAAAAVPSRGMGFGVTGSANDFTLTIPLNVSVSLGQVTQGTAELSDATAGAEALESFQIPVMYDGMDERTGYDPAFLEFEDGSEVPLPKLTAKGEKVVARVQEGEDFELKYHHFSIVMHKKRRLALFTAANLDWRRASPMVNGSKPTRGELSGIPEGVSEQWVTDDRIPEDQQLPDIFFTRDNKAFDKGHLVRRDDMAWGSSFEDIQMANGDTYYTTNCSPQVKGFNQAPFGDYNWGDLENMIQKATKAEKAILFSGPVLAKDDRFFLGVTESGPLKIQVPRRFWKIIVAMTPDGVKAYGFLPEQDLSGVPTTEEMILPEEWEDHLVSIKEIESALGGLVSLDWCKKHDVKR; this is translated from the coding sequence ATGAAAACTCCTCCCTCCCAAGCCCGGCTCGAAGCCAGGCGTAAGAAACTTCAAAAGCTCATTAACTCCGCCGGCGACCTCGAATCGCTCGTCCAAGGTGGCGGCGAGGAGAGCCTCGAAAGCATGGACATCGATGGTCTGCGCGGAGCCAAGATCGAGGCGCTGGACAAAGTCGTCCAGGGAGACTTCGACGCCATGCGCGAAGGCGATTTCGAGCTCACCGAAGCCGTGGTGGAAGAGAACGGTCGCCAGGTATCCTTCGTTATTAACGGCAGCTTTGAAGATCTGCCGGATCCTTGGCTCCATCTCAATGTAGGTCTCTTCCGTACGAACATCGAATCCGCGATTCCTGCGATTGGCCGGGTAGAGCGCTTCTCCGCCAGCGGCCTGTCCACGAAGCATGTCGGCACCGGCTTCATCGTGGGTAATGGTTTGATGATGACGAACCGCCATGTCGCTGCGGCGTTTGTGAAGGGAGTCGGGACCGGATCACAGCTGGCATTCATTCCCGGCATTTCTCCGGCGTTGGACTTTGGTCGGGAGCGCGATTTCATCCCTACCGATCTCATGGGGACTTTGAAAATCACCGGCATCCGGATGATCCATCCCTTCTGGGACATGGCTTTGTTGGAGGTCACGGACGTGCCCTCGGGCATCAAGCCCCTGAAGCTTTCCGTTGAGTCACCGGAGGAACTGATCAGCCGCAATATCGCCGTGATCGGCTATCCCGGTCGCGGCAACGATCGTTCGGCGAAAGCGGTCGAGTTGGAAGAGAAGAACTTCGGAGACATCTTCGGTGTGAAGCGGATCGCCCCGGGGGAGATCGATGGCCGGGAGAGCACCCTCAGCTACAAGCACCAGGTGCCCTCCATGATTCATGACTGCAGCACGCTGGCGGGTAATTCAGGCTCGGCACTAGTGGCGGTGGACTCTGGGCTGGTGCTTGGTCTGCACTTCAAGGGGATCACCCTCGAGGCAAACTTTTCGGTTCCGATGCATGAGCTCGCCCGCGATCGTCGGGTGACGGAACTTTTGGAGTTCGAGGGCATCGTACCCGCTACCAACGCGTGGGATGATTTCTGGAACAACCCGGTAGCAGAGGAAGCCATCCTAGTGAAACCGAGGACTCCGGGTGTGCGCAAGGCAGCAGCGGCCGTGCCTTCGCGCGGGATGGGCTTTGGTGTCACGGGTTCAGCAAACGATTTCACCCTGACCATTCCGCTCAATGTGTCCGTGTCCCTCGGCCAAGTCACTCAAGGTACGGCAGAATTGTCCGATGCGACAGCGGGAGCAGAGGCCCTGGAGTCATTCCAGATTCCGGTGATGTACGATGGAATGGACGAACGCACCGGCTACGATCCCGCTTTCCTCGAGTTTGAGGATGGATCGGAGGTTCCACTTCCGAAGCTCACCGCCAAGGGCGAAAAGGTGGTGGCCAGGGTTCAGGAAGGAGAGGACTTCGAGCTGAAGTACCATCACTTCTCGATCGTCATGCACAAGAAGCGACGCCTGGCACTTTTCACCGCGGCAAACCTCGATTGGCGAAGGGCCAGCCCTATGGTCAACGGGAGCAAGCCTACGCGCGGGGAACTCAGCGGGATACCGGAAGGGGTGAGTGAACAATGGGTCACCGACGACCGCATCCCGGAGGACCAGCAGCTTCCCGACATTTTCTTCACGCGTGACAACAAGGCGTTCGACAAGGGGCATCTCGTCCGCCGCGATGACATGGCCTGGGGATCTTCTTTCGAGGACATTCAGATGGCAAACGGCGACACCTACTACACCACCAATTGTTCGCCGCAGGTGAAGGGGTTCAATCAGGCGCCGTTTGGCGATTACAACTGGGGCGACCTCGAGAACATGATTCAGAAAGCGACGAAGGCGGAGAAGGCGATCCTTTTCTCCGGCCCTGTGCTTGCCAAAGACGACCGATTTTTCCTGGGGGTCACCGAGAGCGGGCCGTTGAAGATCCAGGTTCCACGCCGCTTCTGGAAGATCATTGTCGCCATGACTCCGGATGGCGTTAAGGCCTACGGCTTTCTCCCGGAGCAGGATCTTTCGGGCGTTCCCACCACCGAGGAAATGATCCTGCCTGAGGAGTGGGAAGATCACCTAGTCAGCATCAAGGAGATCGAGTCGGCTCTTGGCGGACTCGTGTCTCTGGACTGGTGTAAGAAGCATGACGTCAAGAGGTAA
- a CDS encoding lipase family protein: MSQECTVPLHIRISLGTPVPKATAAAALAVGKTRALATGRTTRDAAESTESARDSYLDKFSISSLTSRDFDWHAALSLALAARLAYANEEEVRRVTRGWGLGSCSFFDFDDTQCFLASSQHAVVVSFRGTENLGDWMSNLNVIGTTQSYGRVHRGFLGAFKVVEQQLLGELANHPGKKVLLTGHSLGGALALIAAAEWSDSIRPSWIHTFGQPAVGKKSFKDFLTARYDEKYYRFVNDQDVVPMIPPLYRHAGELIHYSEDGSLENALGSEELESLGIDFGTVNADTPMMTEAEFDQLRARLLLARSQQGGANLDKESVEQAVLESAGEEGVEGFLPSVSDHSMDLYVAKTARHAGF, from the coding sequence ATGTCCCAAGAATGCACCGTCCCTCTCCACATCAGAATTTCGCTTGGTACACCAGTGCCAAAAGCAACCGCTGCTGCTGCTCTAGCGGTCGGTAAAACGCGAGCGCTCGCTACGGGTCGAACGACGAGAGATGCCGCGGAATCGACTGAGAGTGCTCGGGACTCGTATCTCGACAAGTTCAGCATTTCCTCGTTGACCAGCAGGGATTTTGATTGGCACGCCGCGCTCTCCCTGGCACTCGCCGCAAGGCTAGCGTATGCGAACGAGGAGGAGGTGAGGCGCGTTACCCGCGGATGGGGTCTCGGATCTTGTAGCTTCTTCGATTTCGATGACACCCAGTGCTTCCTCGCTTCCTCGCAGCATGCCGTGGTGGTTTCATTTCGTGGCACGGAGAATCTCGGTGACTGGATGTCGAACCTCAATGTGATCGGAACCACTCAGTCCTATGGCCGGGTCCATCGTGGCTTTCTTGGGGCATTCAAAGTTGTCGAGCAGCAGTTGCTCGGCGAACTGGCGAATCATCCCGGCAAGAAAGTCCTGCTGACCGGCCATAGCTTGGGTGGAGCCTTGGCGCTTATCGCGGCGGCGGAATGGAGTGATTCAATTCGTCCATCCTGGATCCATACCTTTGGGCAGCCGGCTGTGGGCAAGAAGAGCTTCAAGGACTTCCTCACCGCGCGCTACGACGAGAAGTACTACCGGTTTGTCAACGACCAGGATGTCGTGCCGATGATTCCACCCTTGTATCGGCATGCTGGAGAATTGATCCACTACTCCGAAGACGGGAGCTTGGAAAATGCCCTTGGCAGCGAGGAGCTGGAGTCCTTGGGGATTGATTTCGGCACCGTCAATGCGGATACGCCGATGATGACCGAGGCGGAGTTCGACCAGTTGCGCGCGCGCCTCCTATTGGCACGCTCTCAACAAGGCGGCGCAAACTTGGACAAAGAAAGCGTGGAGCAAGCCGTGCTGGAGTCGGCTGGAGAAGAAGGCGTGGAGGGCTTCCTGCCGAGCGTCTCTGATCACAGCATGGATCTCTACGTGGCGAAGACCGCCCGTCACGCCGGCTTCTAG